One Algibacter sp. L3A6 genomic region harbors:
- a CDS encoding aspartyl protease family protein, whose product MTKLKTYILILFLSVFTINANSQDEQAKKMMEWANQGAVTNITYNSEIPFRYVDGYIFVDIVQNDKTYNFLFDTGAEATLIDKSIIDEFEYKPFSKSTVSGPLITTEDVTTITLSSIYISGVEFVDIGAASLDIKFDDVKFCNQLDGVIGNTLMKKTKWQIDYEKQIIRLSDDISNLLSTQPEYSINLNLPSWGWGTETIELNIDGYVSQFNFDTGNGREKIVLKPSELNNFIVEDKNSIIEYGFSKSALDYKLLAKSINIGDLKLNNQTISFQREVGNLQLLGNLFLENFLVTVDWEKHQLFLEPTKNVGSDTFVGFELNFKPNFETNKIEIATGLRAFTKKNKIRNGAFLLKVNETDVSNFSHQEFCDFWNIEWSKITHVEKLNLIISQNGKSKEIVVTKKNLI is encoded by the coding sequence ATGACAAAACTTAAAACTTATATTTTAATATTATTTCTATCAGTATTTACTATAAACGCTAACTCCCAAGATGAACAAGCTAAAAAAATGATGGAATGGGCAAATCAAGGTGCAGTTACGAACATAACTTACAATTCAGAAATTCCTTTTCGATATGTAGATGGATATATTTTTGTAGACATCGTTCAAAACGATAAAACATATAATTTTCTTTTTGATACAGGTGCCGAAGCAACATTAATAGATAAGTCTATTATAGATGAGTTTGAATATAAACCATTTTCTAAATCAACTGTTTCTGGTCCTTTAATTACAACTGAAGATGTTACAACAATTACGCTTTCAAGCATTTATATTTCCGGTGTAGAATTTGTCGATATAGGAGCTGCTTCACTAGATATAAAATTTGATGATGTGAAATTCTGTAATCAATTAGACGGAGTAATAGGTAATACTTTAATGAAAAAAACAAAATGGCAAATAGATTATGAAAAACAAATTATTCGCTTATCGGATGATATTTCAAACTTACTCTCTACGCAACCAGAATATTCGATAAATCTTAATCTTCCTTCTTGGGGTTGGGGAACAGAAACAATAGAACTAAACATAGATGGTTATGTTTCACAATTTAATTTTGATACTGGTAATGGACGTGAGAAAATAGTTTTGAAACCAAGCGAATTAAATAACTTTATTGTAGAAGACAAAAATTCAATTATAGAATACGGATTTAGCAAATCAGCTTTAGATTATAAATTACTTGCTAAAAGTATAAATATTGGCGATTTAAAACTAAATAATCAAACTATAAGTTTTCAAAGAGAAGTTGGCAACTTGCAACTTTTAGGAAATCTTTTTCTCGAAAATTTTTTAGTCACAGTTGATTGGGAAAAACATCAATTATTTTTAGAACCTACAAAAAATGTAGGTTCTGATACATTCGTAGGATTTGAACTGAATTTTAAACCGAACTTTGAAACCAACAAAATAGAAATAGCGACAGGATTAAGAGCTTTTACAAAAAAAAATAAAATAAGAAATGGAGCTTTTCTTTTAAAAGTTAATGAGACCGATGTTTCCAATTTTTCACACCAAGAATTTTGTGATTTTTGGAATATAGAATGGTCTAAAATAACACATGTAGAAAAATTAAACCTTATTATTTCACAAAACGGAAAGTCTAAAGAAATTGTTGTAACTAAAAAGAATTTGATTTAA
- a CDS encoding thiamine pyrophosphate-dependent enzyme — MQTIPDVTNDLSFEDFKTEVLNDYKIAVVSRECSLLGRREVLTGKAKFGIFGDGKEVPQLAMAKAFQKGDWRSGYYRDQTFMMAIGALTTEQFFAGLYANTNLELEPMSAGRQMGGHFVTHSLNDNGTWKNLTEQYNSSADISPTAGQMPRLLGLAQASKIFRNVNDINTNNFSVKGNEVAWGTIGNASTSEGLFFETINAAGVLQVPMVISVWDDEYGISVHARHQTTKENISEILKGFQRNKKEKGFEILRVKGWDYPNLMETYQEAAKIAREEHVPVLIHVVELTQPQGHSTSGSHERYKNAERLEWETEHDCNTQMRQWIIESGIATNEALVDIERTAKRNVRDAKKNAWNTFLRPIKKEQLEIVNILKQVASKSANRVFISKLATDLEAIGEPTRKDILSTSRKVLRLTLGETNTEKTTLGNWINNNIAKTQHSFSSHLYSETQRANIRIKEIKPTYTDDSELVDGRIIIRDNFDIIFSSHPEVLVFGEDTGKIGDVNQGLEGLQEKFGELRVADTGIREATIIGQGIGMALRGLRPIAEIQYLDYILYALQIISDDLATLHYRTKGKQKAPLIIRTRGHRLEGIWHSGSQMGGILNLVKGVHLLVPRNMTKAAGFYNTLLQGDDPAIVVECLNGYRLKEKMPNNLSAIKTPIGVVETVKEGTDITLVSYGSTLRIVEQTAKDLLALGIDAEIIDVQSLIPFDLNHDIVKSIAKTNRLMIIDEDVPGGASAYILDEILNKQNAFQYLDSAPKTLAAKSHRPAYGNDGDYFSKPSAEDIFEAIYAVMHETNPVQFPKLR, encoded by the coding sequence ATGCAGACAATTCCAGACGTAACAAACGATCTATCTTTCGAAGATTTTAAAACAGAAGTTTTAAACGATTACAAAATTGCTGTAGTCAGTCGGGAGTGTAGTTTGTTAGGACGCCGAGAAGTTTTAACAGGAAAAGCCAAGTTTGGTATTTTTGGCGATGGAAAAGAAGTGCCACAATTAGCTATGGCTAAAGCTTTTCAAAAAGGCGATTGGAGATCGGGTTATTATCGCGATCAAACCTTTATGATGGCTATTGGCGCATTAACCACAGAACAGTTTTTTGCTGGCTTGTACGCTAATACTAATTTAGAATTAGAACCTATGTCGGCCGGACGCCAAATGGGTGGACACTTTGTAACCCATAGTTTAAACGACAATGGAACCTGGAAAAACTTAACAGAACAATATAATTCTAGTGCCGATATTTCGCCTACTGCAGGGCAAATGCCTCGTTTATTAGGGTTGGCCCAGGCTTCTAAAATTTTCCGAAATGTAAATGACATCAATACCAACAATTTTTCTGTAAAAGGAAATGAAGTGGCTTGGGGAACTATTGGAAACGCTAGTACAAGTGAAGGTCTATTTTTTGAAACCATCAATGCTGCAGGAGTTTTACAAGTTCCTATGGTTATTAGTGTTTGGGATGATGAGTATGGTATTTCTGTTCATGCTAGACACCAAACAACAAAAGAAAATATTTCTGAAATTCTAAAAGGATTTCAACGTAATAAAAAAGAAAAAGGATTCGAAATCCTGAGAGTAAAAGGTTGGGATTATCCAAATTTAATGGAAACCTACCAAGAAGCGGCTAAAATTGCTAGAGAAGAACATGTGCCAGTTTTAATACATGTTGTAGAATTAACACAACCGCAAGGTCACTCTACCTCTGGATCGCACGAACGCTACAAAAATGCAGAACGATTAGAATGGGAAACCGAGCACGATTGTAATACACAAATGCGCCAATGGATTATTGAAAGCGGCATTGCAACTAATGAAGCTTTAGTAGATATTGAACGTACAGCTAAAAGAAACGTACGTGATGCTAAAAAGAATGCATGGAACACGTTTTTAAGACCTATTAAAAAAGAACAATTAGAGATTGTTAATATTTTAAAACAAGTAGCGTCAAAAAGTGCTAACCGCGTTTTTATCTCGAAATTGGCTACCGATTTAGAAGCTATTGGAGAACCTACTAGAAAAGATATTTTATCGACCTCTAGAAAAGTACTTCGCCTTACCCTTGGTGAAACTAATACAGAAAAAACAACACTCGGTAATTGGATAAACAATAATATAGCAAAAACACAACACAGTTTCAGTTCGCATTTATATTCTGAAACACAACGTGCAAACATAAGAATTAAAGAAATTAAACCTACCTATACAGATGATTCTGAATTAGTTGATGGACGTATTATAATCCGTGATAATTTCGATATTATTTTTAGTAGTCATCCCGAAGTTTTAGTTTTTGGAGAAGACACCGGAAAGATTGGAGATGTAAATCAAGGTTTAGAAGGTTTACAAGAAAAATTTGGAGAATTACGCGTGGCAGATACCGGTATTCGCGAAGCAACTATTATTGGTCAAGGTATTGGCATGGCACTAAGAGGCTTACGACCTATTGCTGAAATTCAGTACTTAGATTATATTTTATACGCTCTTCAAATTATAAGTGACGATTTAGCCACACTACATTACCGTACAAAAGGTAAGCAAAAAGCACCATTAATTATTAGAACTCGTGGCCATAGACTAGAAGGTATTTGGCATTCTGGTTCGCAAATGGGTGGTATTTTAAACTTAGTTAAAGGTGTACACCTTTTGGTACCAAGAAACATGACTAAAGCTGCTGGATTCTATAATACCTTGCTTCAAGGAGACGATCCTGCTATTGTGGTAGAATGTTTAAATGGTTACCGTTTAAAAGAAAAAATGCCAAACAACCTTAGCGCCATTAAGACACCTATTGGCGTGGTTGAAACCGTAAAAGAAGGAACCGATATTACCTTAGTATCTTACGGATCTACTTTGCGCATTGTAGAGCAAACCGCTAAAGATTTGTTAGCCCTTGGTATTGATGCTGAAATTATTGATGTACAATCATTAATTCCTTTCGATCTTAATCATGATATTGTAAAAAGTATCGCAAAAACAAACCGTTTAATGATTATAGATGAAGATGTTCCTGGTGGGGCGTCGGCATATATTTTAGATGAAATATTAAACAAACAAAATGCTTTTCAGTATTTAGATAGTGCTCCAAAAACATTAGCAGCAAAATCACACAGACCAGCTTATGGTAATGACGGTGATTATTTCTCTAAACCATCTGCAGAAGATATTTTTGAAGCTATTTATGCTGTAATGCACGAAACTAACCCTGTACAATTTCCTAAATTGAGATAG
- a CDS encoding metalloprotease, protein MKLQFLFIFVFTSIGLAGFSQNKIDLKAKFDIENKSIEIVQTITYQNTSKDTLSTIYLSDWNNSYSTKKTALATRIADEYKNDFHLAKNEDRGFSVVTLAKQNDAILTYSPVKNQMDILQVNLVKPVKPNESYTIKLEYRVQVPNSKFTRYGITDTGDLNLRYWYFTPAIYDGVWQYYSNKDLDDLYIPLADVSLDLEYPKGYNITSELDVIERLELANSQSIKLEGKDRVNTKLFLSKHSNFNTIKGDNFAIVSNIDDGGLEIIDKVLINEKISKFLLKTFDKYPHEKLLLTQIDYDKDPVYGLNFLPNFIKPYPDNFEYELKILKIALHNYLENTLLLNPRKEQWLLDGIQIYYTINYVDQYYPNMKFLGSISDYWAVRPFHAADMKFNDKYTLAYMLMARTNRDQPLTMAKDSLLKFNKNIANKYKAGVGLKYLDEFVNGDVVENTIESFLKTNKLKPTSTKAFEKLIKSNTDKDIDWFFSEYIATRKKIDFKIQNVTKTEDSITLTVKNKRNNSMPVSLYTLNNDSIISKTWLENISGSKTFTLPRNGANKLALNYENSIPENNLRDNWKSLKGFFFNNKPLQLRVFQDIEDPHYNQVFFMPIVEFNNIYDGLTLGVRAYNKTVLRKLFNYRIEPQYAIKSKTFTGGAAVFKTHYFENRNLYSVNYGVSGSYKSYAEDLFVSKIQPSISFSFRDDSDFRSNKRESLSFRYLDINRDQDEDPTNILTDTEPNYSVFNARYTNSNNNLIKYSSWYSDFQVAKNFSKLAFNYEYRRLFESNRQLNIRFYTGAFIKNSLPTSSNYFSFALDRPSDYLFDYSYLGRSEASGIFSQQYIEAEGGFKSKLDTPFANQWMSTFNASTTLWNYVLLYGDIGLVKNKHRDPHLVYDSGIRINLVTDYFEIYLPLYSNLGWEIGQENYDQKIRFKFTLDPQALLGLFRRRWF, encoded by the coding sequence TTGAAGTTACAATTTTTATTTATTTTCGTGTTTACTTCTATTGGTCTTGCTGGTTTTAGTCAGAATAAAATTGACTTAAAAGCCAAATTTGATATTGAAAACAAATCGATTGAAATTGTACAAACAATTACTTACCAAAACACCTCCAAAGACACGCTTAGTACAATTTATTTAAGCGATTGGAACAACAGTTATTCTACTAAAAAAACAGCTTTAGCAACCAGAATTGCAGATGAGTATAAAAATGACTTTCATTTAGCTAAAAATGAAGATCGTGGCTTTTCGGTAGTGACCCTAGCCAAACAAAACGATGCCATTTTAACGTACTCGCCAGTAAAAAATCAAATGGATATTTTACAGGTTAATTTAGTAAAACCTGTTAAGCCAAACGAGAGTTACACCATTAAATTAGAATACCGCGTGCAGGTGCCTAACAGTAAATTTACACGTTATGGCATAACAGATACAGGCGATTTAAATTTACGTTATTGGTATTTTACTCCTGCTATTTACGATGGTGTATGGCAGTATTACAGCAATAAAGATTTAGACGATTTATATATTCCGTTGGCCGATGTGAGCTTAGATCTTGAATATCCAAAGGGTTATAATATTACTTCGGAATTAGATGTTATTGAAAGACTAGAATTAGCAAACTCACAAAGTATAAAACTAGAAGGAAAAGACAGAGTTAACACCAAGTTGTTTTTAAGTAAACACTCTAATTTTAATACGATTAAAGGTGATAATTTCGCTATAGTTTCCAATATTGACGATGGCGGTTTAGAGATTATTGATAAGGTTTTAATTAACGAGAAAATATCGAAGTTTTTATTAAAAACCTTTGATAAATATCCGCACGAAAAACTTTTATTGACACAAATAGATTACGATAAAGACCCTGTTTATGGGCTCAATTTTTTACCAAATTTTATAAAACCGTATCCTGATAATTTTGAGTACGAACTTAAAATATTAAAGATTGCTTTACATAATTATTTAGAAAACACCTTGCTACTTAACCCGAGAAAAGAGCAATGGTTGCTAGATGGTATTCAAATTTACTACACTATTAATTATGTTGACCAATATTACCCAAACATGAAGTTTTTAGGTAGTATTAGCGATTATTGGGCCGTACGCCCTTTTCATGCTGCCGACATGAAATTTAACGACAAATACACTTTAGCGTACATGTTAATGGCGCGAACTAATAGAGACCAACCTTTAACAATGGCTAAGGATTCTCTGTTGAAGTTTAACAAAAACATTGCCAATAAATACAAGGCAGGCGTTGGCCTTAAGTACTTAGACGAGTTTGTAAATGGTGATGTAGTTGAAAATACTATAGAATCTTTTTTGAAGACGAATAAGCTAAAACCAACAAGTACAAAAGCATTTGAAAAACTTATAAAATCTAACACAGATAAAGATATTGATTGGTTTTTTTCTGAATACATAGCGACTCGAAAAAAGATAGATTTTAAAATACAAAACGTTACAAAAACCGAAGATTCTATTACGCTTACCGTTAAAAACAAAAGAAACAACAGCATGCCTGTTTCTCTTTATACTTTAAATAACGATAGTATAATTTCTAAAACTTGGTTAGAAAATATTTCGGGAAGTAAAACCTTTACCTTGCCCAGAAATGGCGCCAACAAATTAGCTTTAAACTACGAAAATAGTATTCCAGAAAACAACTTAAGAGACAACTGGAAATCGCTTAAAGGTTTCTTTTTTAATAATAAACCGTTGCAGCTTAGAGTTTTTCAAGACATTGAAGACCCGCATTACAACCAGGTGTTTTTTATGCCCATTGTAGAATTTAATAATATTTACGACGGTCTTACACTTGGTGTGAGAGCTTACAATAAAACAGTGTTAAGAAAACTTTTTAACTACAGAATAGAACCACAATACGCCATTAAATCTAAAACATTTACGGGTGGAGCAGCTGTTTTTAAAACACATTATTTTGAAAACAGGAATTTGTATTCTGTAAATTACGGTGTCTCCGGAAGTTACAAATCTTACGCAGAAGACTTGTTTGTTAGTAAAATTCAGCCATCAATTTCTTTTAGTTTTAGAGACGATTCAGATTTCAGATCTAATAAACGAGAATCTTTAAGTTTTAGATATTTAGATATTAATAGAGACCAAGATGAAGACCCAACTAATATTTTAACCGATACCGAACCTAATTATTCGGTTTTTAATGCGCGCTACACCAACTCGAATAATAACCTTATAAAATATAGCAGTTGGTATTCTGATTTTCAAGTCGCCAAAAATTTTAGTAAACTAGCCTTTAATTACGAATACAGAAGGTTATTTGAAAGTAACAGGCAATTAAACATCCGTTTTTATACGGGTGCTTTTATAAAAAACAGTCTGCCAACGAGCTCAAACTATTTTAGTTTTGCTCTAGATCGTCCGTCGGATTACCTATTCGATTATTCCTATTTAGGTAGATCGGAAGCCTCGGGTATCTTTAGTCAGCAATATATAGAAGCCGAAGGTGGTTTTAAATCTAAATTAGATACACCTTTTGCAAACCAATGGATGTCAACCTTTAACGCTAGTACAACGCTTTGGAACTACGTTTTACTTTATGGTGATATTGGTTTGGTTAAAAATAAGCATCGCGATCCTCATTTGGTTTACGATTCTGGTATTCGAATTAATTTAGTTACCGATTATTTTGAAATTTATCTTCCACTCTACTCTAACTTAGGATGGGAAATTGGTCAGGAAAATTACGACCAAAAAATCAGATTTAAATTCACTTTAGACCCCCAAGCTCTTCTTGGCTTATTTAGGCGCAGATGGTTTTAA
- a CDS encoding TIGR00730 family Rossman fold protein, whose translation MKKEQHPKGWNENKTNDSWAIFKIMGEFVNGFEKMSKIGPCVSIFGSARTKPDHKYYKLAEKVAGKIVEHGYGVITGGGPGIMEAGNKGAHLGGGTSVGLNIELPFEQHDNPYIDNDKSLDFDYFFVRKVMFVKYSQGFVVMPGGFGTLDELFEAITLIQTHKIGKFPIILVGTDFWKGLIDWIKTTLLDSFENISAKDLDLIHLVDTEDEVIDILDAFYKESRLTPNF comes from the coding sequence ATGAAAAAAGAACAACACCCTAAAGGTTGGAATGAAAATAAAACAAACGATTCTTGGGCCATTTTTAAAATAATGGGCGAGTTTGTTAATGGTTTTGAAAAAATGAGTAAAATAGGACCTTGTGTTTCTATTTTTGGATCGGCACGTACTAAGCCAGATCACAAATACTATAAATTAGCAGAAAAAGTAGCTGGTAAAATTGTTGAACACGGTTACGGTGTTATCACTGGCGGTGGACCAGGAATCATGGAAGCAGGTAACAAAGGTGCGCATTTAGGCGGTGGAACTTCGGTTGGACTAAATATTGAATTGCCTTTTGAACAACATGACAACCCTTATATTGACAACGATAAAAGTTTAGATTTCGATTACTTTTTTGTTAGAAAAGTAATGTTTGTAAAATACTCTCAAGGTTTTGTTGTTATGCCAGGTGGTTTTGGAACTTTAGATGAATTGTTTGAAGCCATTACATTGATACAAACACATAAAATAGGTAAATTTCCAATAATACTAGTAGGTACAGATTTCTGGAAAGGCTTAATTGACTGGATTAAAACGACACTTTTAGATAGTTTTGAGAATATTAGCGCGAAGGATTTAGACTTAATTCATTTAGTTGATACTGAAGATGAAGTTATAGATATATTAGACGCTTTCTACAAAGAATCTAGATTAACACCTAACTTTTAA
- the uvrA gene encoding excinuclease ABC subunit UvrA: MSQFDDFIEVKGARVHNLKNIDVSIPREKLVVITGLSGSGKSSLAFDTIYAEGQRRYIETFSAYARQFLGGLERPDVDKIDGLSPVIAIEQKTTSKSPRSTVGTITEIYDFMRLLFARASDAYSYNTGDKMVSYSDDQIKALILKDFKGKRINVLAPVVRSRKGHYRELFEQIAKQGFVKVRTDGEIKDLVKGMKLDRYKNHDIEIVIDRLKIDDTEDNDKRLTETINTAMYHGEDVLLVIDQDTQEARYFSRSLMCPTSGISYPNPEPNNFSFNSPKGACDNCSGIGELYQVNESKIVPDDSLSIKNGALAPHGPEKNSWIFKQFETIAQRFNFKLTDAYKDIPKEAKQIIMYGGNDKFSVESKTLGVTRDYKIDFEGVANFIDNQYKTAESTSLKRWAKDYMDKITCPVCEGTRLKKESLYFKINEKNIAELANSDIVELSEWFKNLNEHLSEKQLKIAEEVIKEIKSRLQFLLDVGLNYLSLNRSSKSLSGGEAQRIRLATQIGSQLVGVLYILDEPSIGLHQRDNEKLINSLVALRDIGNSVIVVEHDKDMIERADYVIDIGPKAGKHGGNIISIGTPEELKTHDTLTADYLNGKQEIEIPKKRREGNGKFLEIKGCTGNNLKNVSVKFPLGKMIGVTGVSGSGKSTLINETLYPILNAYYFNGVKKPMPYKSIKGLEHIDKVIDINQSPIGRTPRSNPVTYTGTFSEIRALFAKIPEAMIRGYKAGRFSFNVKGGRCETCQGGGLRVIEMNFLPDVYVECETCQGKRFNRETLEIRYKGKSISDVLNMTIDEAVDFFEHIPKIYRKVKTIQDVGLGYITLGQQSTTLSGGEAQRIKLATELSKRDTGNTFYILDEPTTGLHFEDIRVLMIVLNKLADKGNTVLIIEHNLDVIKTVDHVIDIGYEGGKGGGKVIVEGTPEVVAKHKKSHTARFLKLELENGK, translated from the coding sequence ATGAGCCAATTTGATGATTTTATTGAAGTAAAAGGAGCGCGAGTTCACAACTTAAAAAATATAGACGTTTCTATTCCCCGAGAAAAGCTTGTGGTTATTACAGGTTTGTCGGGGAGTGGAAAATCGTCTTTAGCTTTTGATACTATTTATGCCGAAGGGCAACGCCGATATATAGAAACATTTTCGGCATATGCCCGACAATTTTTAGGTGGATTAGAACGTCCGGATGTTGATAAAATAGACGGCCTCTCCCCTGTTATTGCTATAGAGCAAAAAACCACAAGTAAATCGCCACGATCTACGGTTGGTACTATTACAGAAATTTACGATTTTATGCGCTTGCTTTTTGCTCGTGCCAGTGATGCTTATAGTTACAACACCGGCGATAAAATGGTGAGCTATAGCGACGATCAAATTAAAGCACTTATTCTAAAAGATTTTAAAGGAAAACGTATTAATGTTCTAGCGCCTGTAGTGCGCTCTAGAAAGGGGCATTACCGCGAACTTTTTGAGCAAATTGCTAAACAAGGTTTTGTAAAAGTACGTACAGATGGCGAAATAAAAGACCTTGTAAAAGGTATGAAGCTCGACCGTTATAAAAATCACGATATTGAAATTGTAATCGATAGATTAAAAATTGACGATACCGAAGATAACGATAAACGCCTTACCGAAACTATTAACACCGCCATGTATCATGGGGAAGATGTGCTTTTAGTAATAGATCAAGACACCCAAGAAGCACGTTACTTTAGTAGAAGTTTAATGTGCCCAACTTCGGGAATTTCTTATCCAAATCCAGAACCAAACAACTTCTCGTTTAACTCACCAAAAGGTGCTTGCGATAATTGTAGTGGTATTGGCGAACTATACCAAGTAAACGAAAGTAAAATTGTTCCCGACGATAGTTTATCTATTAAAAACGGAGCATTAGCACCACATGGTCCAGAAAAAAACTCTTGGATTTTTAAGCAGTTTGAAACTATTGCACAACGGTTCAATTTTAAATTAACCGATGCCTATAAAGATATACCTAAGGAAGCCAAACAAATTATTATGTATGGTGGTAACGATAAATTTTCGGTTGAAAGTAAAACTTTAGGCGTAACTCGCGATTATAAAATTGATTTTGAAGGTGTTGCTAATTTTATTGACAATCAATATAAAACAGCCGAATCGACTTCTTTAAAACGTTGGGCTAAAGATTACATGGACAAAATTACATGTCCGGTTTGCGAAGGCACTCGACTAAAAAAAGAATCGCTTTACTTTAAAATAAACGAAAAAAACATAGCCGAATTAGCCAATAGTGATATTGTAGAATTATCCGAATGGTTTAAAAACTTAAACGAGCATCTTTCTGAAAAGCAACTAAAAATTGCTGAAGAAGTAATAAAAGAAATTAAATCTAGATTGCAGTTTCTACTGGATGTTGGCTTAAATTACTTATCGCTTAACCGAAGCTCAAAATCACTTTCTGGAGGAGAAGCACAGCGCATTCGTTTAGCAACTCAAATTGGATCGCAATTGGTTGGTGTACTTTATATATTAGATGAACCAAGTATTGGTTTACACCAACGTGATAACGAAAAACTAATAAACTCTTTAGTTGCTTTAAGAGATATCGGAAACTCTGTAATTGTGGTTGAACATGACAAAGACATGATTGAGCGTGCCGATTATGTTATTGATATTGGTCCAAAAGCAGGAAAACATGGTGGTAATATAATTAGCATTGGTACTCCAGAAGAATTAAAAACTCACGATACTTTAACAGCCGATTACTTAAACGGAAAGCAAGAAATTGAAATCCCTAAAAAACGTAGAGAAGGTAATGGTAAATTCTTAGAGATTAAAGGCTGTACGGGTAATAATTTAAAAAATGTATCTGTTAAATTTCCCTTAGGAAAAATGATTGGTGTTACTGGTGTTTCTGGTAGCGGTAAATCGACTTTAATAAACGAAACCCTCTACCCTATTTTAAATGCCTATTATTTTAATGGTGTTAAAAAACCGATGCCTTATAAAAGCATAAAAGGTTTGGAACATATTGATAAAGTTATTGATATTAACCAGTCGCCTATTGGTAGAACGCCACGAAGTAATCCTGTCACTTATACAGGAACGTTTAGTGAAATTAGAGCCCTATTTGCAAAAATCCCTGAGGCCATGATTCGTGGTTACAAAGCAGGTCGTTTTAGTTTTAATGTGAAAGGCGGACGTTGTGAAACCTGCCAAGGTGGTGGTTTACGCGTTATTGAAATGAATTTCCTTCCCGATGTTTATGTGGAGTGTGAAACCTGCCAAGGGAAACGTTTTAATAGAGAAACCTTAGAAATTCGTTACAAAGGAAAATCGATTAGTGATGTCTTGAATATGACGATTGATGAAGCCGTAGATTTCTTTGAGCACATACCAAAAATATACAGAAAAGTAAAAACTATACAAGATGTTGGCTTAGGATATATTACTTTAGGCCAGCAAAGCACAACCCTTTCGGGTGGTGAAGCACAGCGTATAAAACTAGCTACTGAGCTTTCCAAAAGAGATACCGGCAATACCTTTTATATTCTAGATGAACCTACTACAGGCCTGCATTTTGAAGACATTAGGGTGTTAATGATTGTTTTGAACAAATTAGCAGATAAAGGCAATACCGTTTTAATTATAGAGCATAATTTAGATGTTATAAAAACGGTCGATCATGTTATTGATATTGGCTACGAAGGTGGTAAAGGCGGTGGCAAGGTTATTGTAGAAGGTACTCCCGAGGTAGTTGCTAAACACAAAAAGAGCCACACCGCTCGTTTTTTAAAGCTAGAGCTTGAAAACGGAAAGTAA